Genomic window (Arcobacter sp. F155):
AGAGTTGAAAACAACTCCAACTATAAATATTGCCACACCTACAGTTCCAAAAAATATTGAAATAAGCTTCATTGACAATACTCTTTTTAAAATCAATGCTTCTGGAAGACTAAGTGCAACAACTGCCATCATAAATGAAAGAGCAGTTCCAAGTAACATTCCCTTTGAAGTAAGAACTTCAATAAGTGGTAACATTCCAGCTGCACTAGAATACATAGGTATTCCCATTACTACACCCATAAGTGGCGCCCACCAAGCATCTCCACCTGCATACTTCACAATAGTTTCTGCTGGAACATATCCATGAATAAAGGCTCCAATTCCTATACCTATTATTACATAAATATAAATCTTTTTAAAGATATCCATACTAGCTGCCCAAGCTTCTTTTGCTCTACTTTGTAAACTTTGACTCTCTTCACTTGCACTACCACAACAAGAATCAACTGGTTTCACATCTATTAAAACCTCTTTTTCTAGATTTAAACTTCCTATTATAAGTCCAGCAATTATTGCTAATAGAATTACTGTTCCAATATAAAGAAGAGTAATCTTAACTCCAAAAAGAGAAAACAGAAGTGCAATAACAACGGCATCACTAAGTGGTGCTGAAATAAGATAAGAAAAAGTTACTCCTAGAGGTATTCTTGCTTGTAAAAACCCTAGAAAAAGTGGAATTGCACTACAAGAACAAAAAGGAGTTAGCATCCCAAAAAATGAAGCAAAGACATGACCAATTAGTTTATGTTTTCCACTTAAATAATCTCTTATTTTTTCAACAGGGAAATAACTTCTTAAAAAGCTAACTATATAAATAATAGTCACTAAAAGAATAAATATCT
Coding sequences:
- a CDS encoding permease, with product MFFYWEKFVDFLVYDSMGLTKGEHLADALHFFIYDTVKIFILLVTIIYIVSFLRSYFPVEKIRDYLSGKHKLIGHVFASFFGMLTPFCSCSAIPLFLGFLQARIPLGVTFSYLISAPLSDAVVIALLFSLFGVKITLLYIGTVILLAIIAGLIIGSLNLEKEVLIDVKPVDSCCGSASEESQSLQSRAKEAWAASMDIFKKIYIYVIIGIGIGAFIHGYVPAETIVKYAGGDAWWAPLMGVVMGIPMYSSAAGMLPLIEVLTSKGMLLGTALSFMMAVVALSLPEALILKRVLSMKLISIFFGTVGVAIFIVGVVFNSIL